A single region of the Silene latifolia isolate original U9 population chromosome 8, ASM4854445v1, whole genome shotgun sequence genome encodes:
- the LOC141594099 gene encoding heat shock cognate 70 kDa protein-like has product MAEKGENNWPAIGIDLGTTYSCLGVWQPEQGRVDIITNDLGNRTTPSWIAFNQHERLIGEAAKNQVAVNASNTIFDSKRLIGKKFSDTSVQNDMKVWPFKVIATPDSDYGKNPLIVVTYKGEDKQFSPEEISSMLLSKMKEIAEAYLGSEVKHAVVTVPAYFNNAQRQATKDAATIAGLNVLRIINEPTAAAIAYGLNHSVDGASKNVLVFDLGGGTFDVSLVTIGNDAFEVKAVSGDTHLGGQDFDNRMVNHFAAEFQRKHNKDMTGNPRAISRLRAACEKAKRLLSSTVETVIDIDCLFDGLDFSSTITRARFEKMNMDLFSDCITPVQTCLNDAKMEKSDVHDVVLVGGSTRIPKVQQLLQDFFEGKEVCKSINPDEAIAVGAAFHAAALAGMSIGRNSVIVDVAPLSLGIETESGGFSVIIPRNTTLPTNMVRGFQTAYDNQASVDIAVYEGEEPVAKENNLLGEFRLYNIPPAPRGVQKTDVCFNIDVDGILTVSAQLRGSDNKEQITITNHSGRLPKKEIEKMKSDAKKYKDEEEERKKASKAKNRLESYVLESKGRLRSCGMKIGRKEKRKLGDAIEQATKWLDWNHLLFDTAKIDDKMKEVESICEPIFENMHQGNAADLVDDNSRVKIEIVELD; this is encoded by the exons ATGGCGGAAAAAGGAGAAAATAATTGGCCAGCAATAGGAATCGATCTCGGAACAACATACTCATGTTTAGGTGTATGGCAACCGGAGCAAGGTCGAGTCGATATCATTACCAACGACTTAGGAAACCGGACGACGCCGTCTTGGATTGCATTCAACCAACACGAGCGGCTTATCGGTGAAGCCGCCAAAAATCAAGTCGCCGTTAATGCCTCTAATACTATCTTTG ATTCAAAGAGGCTTATCGGCAAGAAATTCAGTGACACTAGTGTACAGAATGATATGAAGGTCTGGCCATTCAAAGTGATCGCCACTCCTGATTCCGACTACGGAAAGAATCCTTTGATTGTGGTCACTTACAAAGGTGAAGATAAGCAATTCTCTCCTGAGGAAATCTCATCGATGTTACTTTCCAAGATGAAGGAGATAGCCGAGGCGTATCTTGGTTCTGAAGTAAAACATGCTGTTGTCACTGTCCCTGCCTACTTCAACAATGCTCAACGTCAAGCCACTAAAGATGCTGCCACCATTGCCGGGCTTAATGTCTTGCGCATCATCAACGAGCCCACAGCAGCCGCTATAGCTTATGGTCTCAACCATTCTGTTGATGGTGCCTCGAAAAACGTCTTGGTTTTTGATCTTGGTGGAGGGACCTTTGATGTTTCATTGGTTACCATTGGAAATGATGCCTTTGAAGTGAAAGCTGTTAGTGGAGATACCCATCTCGGTGGGCAAGACTTCGACAACAGAATGGTGAATCATTTTGCTGCTGAATTTCAAAGGAAACATAATAAAGACATGACTGGAAATCCGAGAGCTATTAGTAGGCTAAGAGCTGCCTGTGAAAAGGCAAAGCGACTGCTTTCTTCGACTGTTGAGACAGTTATTGATATCGATTGCCTTTTTGATGGACTTGATTTCTCTTCCACCATAACTCGTGCTCGCTTTGAAAAAATGAACATGGACTTATTTTCAGACTGTATCACCCCTGTCCAAACTTGTTTAAACGATGCTAAGATGGAGAAGAGCGATGTTCATGACGTTGTTCTAGTGGGTGGGTCAACCCGGATACCTAAGGTAcaacaattgttgcaagattttTTCGAGGGAAAGGAAGTTTGCAAAAGCATTAACCCAGATGAAGCTATTGCTGTTGGAGCTGCTTTTCATGCGGCTGCATTGGCTGGTATGAGTATTGGTAGAAATTCTGTTATTGTTGACGTGGCTCCGCTATCTCTTGGGATTGAGACCGAATCCGGTGGTTTTAGTGTTATTATTCCTCGAAACACAACTTTACCTACGAACATGGTCAGAGGCTTTCAAACTGCGTATGACAACCAAGCAAGTGTTGATATCGCAGTATACGAAGGGGAGGAGCCAGTTGCTAAAGAGAACAACTTATTGGGTGAATTTCGTTTGTACAACATTCCTCCAGCTCCGAGAGGAGTCCAAAAGACGGATGTTTGTTTCAATATTGATGTAGATGGTATTCTGACTGTGTCGGCCCAACTTCGTGGGTCGGACAATAAGGAGCAAATCACTATTACCAATCACAGTGGGCGGTTACCAAAAAAAGAAATCGAAAAGATGAAATCTGATGCTAAGAAGTACAAAGACGAAGAAGAAGAGCGCAAAAAGGCGTCCAAGGCCAAAAATAGGCTGGAGAGTTATGTACTTGAGTCAAAGGGAAGACTTAGAAGTTGTGGGATGAAGATAGGGAGAAAGGAGAAGAGGAAGTTGGGGGATGCTATCGAGCAGGCGACTAAATGGCTTGACTGGAATCACTTGTTGTTTGATACGGCTAAGATCGACGACAAAATGAAGGAGGTTGAGAGCATATGCGAGCCTATTTTCGAGAATATGCATCAAGGCAATGCTGCTGATCTTGTTGATGACAATTCTAGAGTGAAAATTGAAATTGTGGAGCTTGATTAA